The nucleotide sequence TTATAAATATATTTTGATTTTGCATACCCTTAAAATTCAATTTTATATAAACGATCATAAGAATTACTAAAATTAAAATTAACGCAAACACATTCATAACACTACTCATCTTAATATTTAATTCACTAACAAGTTTGTAAAATAAACAGATAATAATACTTCAGATTCAAGAATTGAATTAACAGCATTTTTAATCTCAAGTTTAATTGCTTCAATTCCTTCACTGGTTTCAACTTCGCTTAACGATTTATTTTTGAATATCGTTATGATCGTATCTTTTATTTTATAAATGTTTGAATTTATACTCTCGAGTGCTTTCTTATTTTTTGAATCGTAAGTCATTGCTAGTGATGCCTTTACATATTTTTTGTTAGAAGGATCTTTTATATTAACTACAATATCATCTAACTGCATAACTTCCTCAACTATCTTCTTAGGCTCATCACTATTATTGTTCATTTTGGAAATTATAAAAAACCCAGCTACTCCCCCAATGACAATTACTAAAAGTAAAACAATTACAATTATAATTACTCCTTTACCCGACTTCTTCTTTTCTTCACTTGCCATAAAATCACCCTTCTACTTTATTCAAAATCAAAATATTAACTCTTCTATTTTTAGCCTTATTCTCAGCAGTATCATTAAGTGCAATAGGTCTAAACTCTCCATAGCCTTGGGCAGATATACGTACTGGATTGACATTCGCAGACTCGACTAAAAATCTAGTAACAACAACCGATCTTGCCGTTGATAACTCCCAGTTACTCGCAAACATATATGTATTAATTGGAACATTGTCCGTGTGACCTTCAATAATTATCTGGTTATCAATTTCATTTAAAACATCTGCGATATCTCTTAATATATGTTTACTTTCCCCCTTCAGGTCAGCTCTTCCCGATTGAAAAAGCAATGAGTCAACAACCACAACAGAAACCCCTCTTTCAACTACTTCAACTGAAATAAAATCTTCAAGTCCCTTTTCATTAATTAAATTATTTAATATATCAACCAAAGAATCTTGAGTTTTCTCTTCTTCCTGTTCTTTATCTACATTATTAAATATATCTTCCCCAACTCCCTCGTTAGTAATGGGGTTATTCCCTCCACCGTTAAATATATTATTGAAAGCCTGAGTAAGCTGAGCTTCTTTCTTTGCATCTACAGTCGACATTGAAAACAACAATATGAAAAACACCATAAGTAAAGTCATCGCATCAGAGAATGTAACCATCCACTCAGGAGCTCCACCACCTTGTTCTTCCTCTTTCTTCTTTCCCATAAATTTTTCATCCCCAAACGAATTAATTATTTATTTGACTTTATATTCTCCTCGAGCTTAATCTTTTCACTTTCCTCTAAATATGTACTTAAAATTTCTTGTATCATTTTAGGAGTATATCCAGATCTAACACATCTTATAGCTTTATACTCAAGCATAATAAAATCCATAACTTTTCCTGCATTAAGAGAAATTTTATCTGCAAGAGGTAACATTATTAAATTCGCAGCAATCGCACCATAAAGAGTTGTTATGAGTGCGGTAGCCATACCGGCAACAAGTTTGTTAATATCTTCCATATTTCCAAGAAGTTGAATAAGTCCAATAAGCGTTCCTATCATTCCAAAAGCCGGCGCATACGCTCCCCACTGTTTAAAGAACTTAATTCCTTGCTTCATTCTTTCTTCATAATTTTCCATTTCGCTTTCCAAAATATTTACTATAGCATCTTCCTCAGCTCCATCAACAATTAGTTTAATTCCTTGTTTTAAAAAGGCATCATCCATGTTCTCAATCTCACCTTCTAAAGATAACATTCCTTCTTTTCTTGCTTTTTTAGAAAGATTTATTATTTGAACAATAAAAGCAATTTTATCTCTGTTCGTATCCCTAAGTACAACATTCATATAAGATCCTATAGCCTTTATTTCAT is from Candidatus Arthromitus sp. SFB-rat-Yit and encodes:
- a CDS encoding flagellar basal body-associated FliL family protein, encoding MASEEKKKSGKGVIIIVIVLLLVIVIGGVAGFFIISKMNNNSDEPKKIVEEVMQLDDIVVNIKDPSNKKYVKASLAMTYDSKNKKALESINSNIYKIKDTIITIFKNKSLSEVETSEGIEAIKLEIKNAVNSILESEVLLSVYFTNLLVN
- a CDS encoding motility protein A, with the protein product MKKDNLSIIGIVVGIVMLLYGMLGPGTSLMAFVDVKSFVIVIVGSFAALLVSFSMNEIKAIGSYMNVVLRDTNRDKIAFIVQIINLSKKARKEGMLSLEGEIENMDDAFLKQGIKLIVDGAEEDAIVNILESEMENYEERMKQGIKFFKQWGAYAPAFGMIGTLIGLIQLLGNMEDINKLVAGMATALITTLYGAIAANLIMLPLADKISLNAGKVMDFIMLEYKAIRCVRSGYTPKMIQEILSTYLEESEKIKLEENIKSNK
- a CDS encoding OmpA/MotB family protein, which produces MGKKKEEEQGGGAPEWMVTFSDAMTLLMVFFILLFSMSTVDAKKEAQLTQAFNNIFNGGGNNPITNEGVGEDIFNNVDKEQEEEKTQDSLVDILNNLINEKGLEDFISVEVVERGVSVVVVDSLLFQSGRADLKGESKHILRDIADVLNEIDNQIIIEGHTDNVPINTYMFASNWELSTARSVVVTRFLVESANVNPVRISAQGYGEFRPIALNDTAENKAKNRRVNILILNKVEG